One genomic window of Terriglobales bacterium includes the following:
- a CDS encoding efflux RND transporter periplasmic adaptor subunit, translated as MSSMFFKKSFNLGRSEAVLRFALMVAAAAALSACSSKPKGPQGPPPAMRVKVDVINPQPVTDSSEYVATLKSRQSATISPQVEGSITNIFVHSGEHVNAGEPLMQIDPLKQEATVRNQQASTAAQEANLKWAQQQYDRSTQLAAAGVISKAELDQSRANLDAAKAQLSALKASVNEQETQLHYYKVVAPMAGIVGDIPVHVGDRVTTSTLLTTVDKPGSLEAYVQVPVERAPDLKTGKEVEILGDQGTTIAKGKITFISPQVDSQTQTVLVKATVPNDNGILRTAQFVHARVIWGTLQGLEVPVLAVSRIGGQFFVYVAEDSGGKSVAHQKQIKVGQLDGNNYVVLDGLKAGDKVIVSDTQMLADGMPVNAQVQGS; from the coding sequence ATGAGCTCGATGTTCTTCAAGAAAAGTTTCAATTTGGGCAGGTCTGAAGCCGTGCTCCGATTTGCTCTCATGGTTGCGGCAGCGGCTGCGCTGTCGGCCTGCAGCTCAAAGCCAAAGGGTCCGCAGGGACCTCCGCCGGCGATGCGGGTGAAGGTGGACGTGATCAATCCACAGCCTGTTACCGACTCGTCGGAGTACGTGGCGACGCTGAAGTCGCGCCAATCGGCGACGATCAGCCCGCAGGTGGAAGGCTCGATCACCAACATCTTTGTCCACTCCGGCGAGCATGTAAATGCCGGCGAGCCGCTGATGCAGATCGATCCGCTGAAGCAGGAGGCAACTGTCCGCAATCAACAGGCGAGCACGGCTGCGCAGGAGGCAAACCTGAAATGGGCGCAGCAGCAATACGATCGGTCGACACAACTTGCCGCCGCTGGAGTCATCAGTAAGGCGGAACTTGATCAGTCTCGCGCGAATCTCGATGCCGCCAAAGCCCAGCTGTCGGCATTGAAGGCCTCCGTCAACGAGCAGGAAACCCAGCTTCACTACTACAAGGTGGTAGCGCCGATGGCGGGAATCGTCGGAGACATTCCCGTTCACGTCGGAGACCGAGTTACAACAAGCACTCTCCTCACGACGGTGGACAAGCCCGGAAGTCTGGAGGCCTACGTTCAGGTTCCAGTTGAACGTGCGCCCGATCTCAAAACGGGAAAAGAGGTCGAGATCCTCGGCGACCAGGGCACGACAATCGCGAAGGGAAAAATCACGTTCATTTCTCCTCAAGTCGATAGTCAGACGCAAACGGTGCTGGTAAAGGCCACGGTGCCGAACGACAATGGAATTTTGCGCACCGCGCAGTTTGTTCACGCGCGCGTGATCTGGGGAACGCTCCAGGGGCTCGAGGTGCCGGTGCTGGCAGTTTCTCGTATCGGCGGCCAGTTTTTTGTTTACGTCGCCGAAGACAGCGGAGGAAAGAGCGTGGCTCATCAGAAGCAGATCAAGGTGGGTCAGCTCGACGGCAATAACTACGTTGTGCTCGATGGCCTCAAAGCCGGAGACAAAGTCATTGTCTCCGATACGCAAATGCTTGCCGACGGCATGCCGGTGAACGCGCAGGTACAGGGAAGTTAG